Proteins found in one Pontibacter sp. SGAir0037 genomic segment:
- a CDS encoding glutathione peroxidase has product MENTSAETKGFYSFKMKSVDGKDVDFSQYKGKKVLVVNTASECGYTKQYADLQKLHETYGNKVIVLGFPANNFGGQEPGSNEDIAAFCQKNFGVTFPLFEKISVVGDDRAPLYTWLEQNSPNKDKPSWNFCKYLINEQGKVVAFFPSKVNPMGEELIAAIK; this is encoded by the coding sequence ATGGAAAATACAAGTGCTGAAACCAAGGGCTTTTACAGCTTCAAAATGAAGTCAGTGGATGGAAAAGATGTTGATTTCTCGCAATATAAAGGAAAAAAGGTGCTGGTGGTAAACACAGCCTCTGAGTGCGGGTACACCAAACAGTATGCTGACCTTCAGAAGCTGCATGAAACTTACGGCAACAAAGTTATAGTGCTTGGCTTCCCTGCCAATAATTTTGGGGGCCAGGAGCCGGGTTCTAACGAGGATATTGCAGCTTTCTGCCAGAAGAACTTTGGCGTTACGTTTCCGCTATTCGAAAAAATATCAGTGGTGGGCGACGACAGAGCACCTCTTTATACCTGGTTAGAGCAAAACTCACCTAACAAGGATAAACCTAGCTGGAACTTCTGCAAGTATCTTATAAACGAGCAGGGCAAGGTAGTGGCATTCTTCCCTTCTAAAGTGAACCCAATGGGGGAGGAGCTGATCGCTGCTATAAAGTAA
- a CDS encoding HAD-IIIA family hydrolase has translation MQPKQKCVFLDRDGVLNRERGDYTYRLNEFEVIPGVPEALAMLKQEGFLLIVITNQGGIAKGLYSKLEVIACHQKLQESCGSLINAIYMAPAHPAYSESLARKPDSLMFERAIARYNIDAAASWMVGDALRDMQAAAKAGVKGVLVGEHQPSGAYRWQAKDLLEAAEQILSDIKKPA, from the coding sequence ATGCAACCAAAGCAGAAATGTGTGTTCCTGGACCGTGACGGAGTTCTGAACAGGGAACGGGGCGACTATACCTATAGACTGAACGAATTCGAAGTAATACCCGGCGTGCCGGAGGCCCTGGCGATGCTGAAGCAGGAAGGCTTTCTGTTGATCGTTATAACGAACCAGGGTGGAATAGCCAAAGGTTTATATAGTAAACTGGAGGTTATAGCCTGCCATCAGAAGTTACAGGAAAGCTGTGGCAGTTTAATCAATGCTATCTATATGGCTCCTGCACATCCGGCATACTCAGAATCGCTGGCCCGGAAGCCGGATAGCCTGATGTTTGAACGGGCGATTGCCAGGTATAACATAGACGCTGCTGCAAGTTGGATGGTGGGAGATGCCCTGCGGGATATGCAGGCTGCCGCGAAAGCAGGCGTAAAAGGAGTTCTGGTAGGAGAGCACCAACCGTCCGGAGCCTACAGGTGGCAGGCAAAAGATTTGCTGGAGGCAGCAGAACAGATTCTTTCAGACATAAAAAAACCAGCTTAA
- the argS gene encoding arginine--tRNA ligase, with product MQLEATISQRISEALKATFDLSVEAVQISLQPTRKEFAGSFTFVTFPYTKQVGKGPEQIGEALGAYLKEHAAEIKNYNVVKGFLNLEVEEKEWLRLFRDLLQNQGYGLAEASGKNVIVEYSSPNTNKPLHLGHLRNNFLGYSVAEILKANGHQVLKANLVNDRGIHICKSMLAYQKLGNGETPESSGIKGDHLAGKYYVLFDKAYKEQIDELVANGMDKEEAKKKAPLMLEAQEMLQKWEQGDAEVVALWKQMNSWVYAGFDETYRNIGVDFDKFYYESGTYMLGKERVEEGLQKEVFYRKEDGSVWVDLTDEGLDQKLVLRGDGTSVYITQDLGTAELKYNDFPYDQSVYVVADEQNYHFQVLKAILKKLGKPYAEGIYHLSYGMVDLPSGKMKSREGTVVDADELVAEMIDTARQQTEELGKIDGFTPDEAQRLYHTLAMGALKYFLLKVDPKKRMLFNPQESIDFKGNTGPFIQYTHARISAILRKANELGIAVDIAAFEQFAELHETEQEVIAQLVNFSNTVKEAGNLYAPSIIANYAYELAKAYNRFYQEISIFNETNEEARCFRIALSGAVARFIRVSMSLLGIEVPERM from the coding sequence ATGCAACTAGAAGCTACTATTAGCCAGCGCATTAGCGAGGCACTAAAAGCCACATTCGATCTTTCTGTAGAGGCCGTGCAGATAAGCCTGCAGCCCACCCGTAAAGAATTTGCAGGCTCTTTCACGTTTGTTACTTTCCCATATACCAAACAGGTGGGCAAAGGGCCTGAGCAAATAGGAGAAGCGCTGGGAGCATACCTGAAAGAGCATGCTGCCGAAATAAAGAACTATAATGTAGTAAAGGGTTTCCTGAACCTGGAGGTAGAGGAGAAAGAGTGGTTGCGTTTGTTCCGGGACTTGCTGCAGAACCAGGGCTATGGCCTGGCAGAAGCATCCGGTAAAAATGTGATAGTAGAGTATTCTTCTCCTAATACCAATAAGCCGCTTCACCTGGGGCACCTGCGCAATAATTTCCTGGGTTATTCGGTGGCGGAGATTCTGAAGGCTAACGGACACCAGGTACTGAAAGCTAATCTGGTGAACGACCGTGGTATCCATATCTGTAAGTCGATGCTGGCTTACCAGAAGCTGGGAAATGGCGAAACGCCGGAAAGCAGCGGCATTAAAGGAGACCATCTGGCTGGCAAATACTATGTGCTTTTTGATAAAGCCTATAAAGAGCAGATAGATGAGCTGGTGGCCAATGGAATGGATAAAGAGGAGGCCAAGAAAAAAGCTCCGCTCATGCTGGAAGCACAGGAAATGCTGCAGAAGTGGGAGCAGGGCGATGCGGAGGTGGTAGCCCTCTGGAAGCAAATGAACAGCTGGGTATATGCCGGCTTTGATGAAACTTACCGTAACATCGGGGTTGACTTTGATAAATTCTACTATGAGTCCGGCACTTATATGCTCGGCAAAGAGCGGGTAGAAGAAGGGCTGCAAAAAGAGGTTTTCTACCGCAAAGAGGACGGTTCTGTATGGGTAGACCTGACGGATGAAGGGCTGGACCAGAAACTGGTGCTGCGTGGCGATGGTACCTCCGTATACATTACCCAGGACCTTGGAACAGCAGAACTAAAGTACAACGACTTTCCGTACGACCAGTCGGTATATGTTGTGGCCGATGAGCAGAACTATCATTTCCAGGTGCTCAAAGCTATCTTGAAAAAGCTTGGCAAGCCTTATGCCGAAGGAATATACCACTTGTCTTATGGCATGGTAGACCTGCCTTCCGGTAAAATGAAATCGAGGGAGGGTACTGTGGTAGATGCAGACGAGCTGGTGGCTGAAATGATTGACACCGCACGCCAGCAGACAGAGGAACTCGGAAAGATAGACGGGTTTACACCGGATGAGGCGCAGCGGCTGTATCATACGTTGGCAATGGGGGCGCTGAAATATTTCCTGCTAAAGGTGGATCCGAAAAAGCGGATGCTGTTTAATCCGCAGGAGTCGATTGACTTTAAAGGAAACACCGGGCCTTTCATTCAATACACCCATGCCCGTATCTCTGCAATTTTGCGTAAAGCAAATGAATTAGGGATTGCTGTGGATATAGCTGCTTTTGAACAGTTTGCAGAGCTGCACGAGACAGAGCAAGAGGTAATTGCCCAGCTCGTAAACTTCTCCAATACAGTAAAAGAGGCGGGCAATTTGTATGCGCCGTCTATCATTGCAAACTATGCGTATGAGTTAGCAAAAGCCTATAATCGTTTTTATCAGGAAATTTCGATTTTTAATGAAACTAATGAGGAGGCTCGTTGTTTTAGAATAGCACTGTCTGGAGCGGTAGCCCGCTTTATTCGTGTAAGCATGAGTTTACTAGGAATAGAAGTGCCGGAGCGCATGTAG
- a CDS encoding 1,4-dihydroxy-2-naphthoate polyprenyltransferase, with amino-acid sequence MEYTSTQPASNPGLVRAWISAFRPRTLPLAFSCIAMGGFMAAAHGAFNGAIVSLCVLTTLFLQILSNLANDYGDSVHGADSVHREGPKRAVQAGLIKAAHMKKGMIVFSLLSLISGLLLLWVAFGTEGMLLALLFLGIGLACIWAAINYTAGSKPYGYAGLGDISVFIFFGLVGVLGTYFLQAQVFHADVVLPALVCGFFSTAVLNVNNIRDINSDRLAGKISIPVRLGPVRARIYHLFLLAGGVLSAVVYAALNFASWWQFLFLLVLPLLLLNGINVWRKQTSQQLDPYLKQMALSTLLFVLLFGIGQLL; translated from the coding sequence TTGGAATATACATCAACACAACCAGCATCAAATCCAGGCCTTGTCAGGGCCTGGATTTCCGCTTTTAGGCCGCGTACGCTGCCTCTGGCATTTTCCTGTATAGCGATGGGGGGCTTTATGGCTGCGGCTCATGGAGCCTTTAATGGCGCTATTGTTAGCCTGTGTGTGCTAACCACGCTTTTTTTGCAAATACTGTCTAACCTGGCCAACGACTATGGCGATTCTGTGCATGGGGCAGATAGTGTGCACCGGGAAGGGCCGAAACGGGCTGTACAGGCGGGCCTGATTAAGGCAGCGCATATGAAGAAGGGCATGATTGTTTTTAGCCTTCTTTCCCTGATTTCGGGGTTGCTGCTATTGTGGGTGGCATTTGGCACGGAGGGAATGCTGCTGGCATTGCTGTTCCTGGGAATAGGACTGGCCTGTATTTGGGCTGCCATCAACTATACGGCTGGTTCCAAACCTTACGGCTATGCAGGGCTGGGCGATATTTCGGTATTTATTTTCTTTGGATTGGTAGGAGTGCTGGGTACCTATTTTTTGCAGGCGCAGGTATTTCACGCCGATGTGGTACTGCCTGCGTTGGTTTGCGGCTTCTTCTCCACAGCGGTGCTGAATGTAAATAATATCCGCGATATTAATTCTGATCGTTTAGCCGGAAAAATATCTATACCTGTTCGTTTGGGGCCTGTGCGTGCCCGCATATACCATCTGTTTCTTTTGGCAGGAGGTGTGTTAAGCGCGGTGGTTTATGCAGCCCTGAACTTTGCCAGCTGGTGGCAATTCTTATTCTTGCTGGTGCTGCCGCTTTTGCTGTTAAATGGTATAAACGTTTGGAGGAAGCAAACATCACAGCAGCTGGATCCTTACCTGAAGCAAATGGCGCTTTCTACCTTGCTGTTTGTACTACTTTTCGGAATAGGGCAGTTGCTATAA
- a CDS encoding polyprenol monophosphomannose synthase — MKDSLVIIPTYNERDNIEAMVRKVMSLSHPFELLIIDDGSPDGTADMVRSLQQEYLGRLHLEERKGKLGLGTAYIHGFKYALREGYEYIFEMDCDFSHNPEDLIKLYIACAEGGYDVAIGSRYIQGVNVVNWPMSRVLMSYFASHYVRLITGMPIADTTAGFKCYRRIVLETIQLNKIRFVGYAFQIEMKFLAYKYGFKIKEVPIIFTDRTKGVSKMSKGIFKEAVLGVIKMKVSSFFRHFDRY; from the coding sequence ATGAAAGACTCGTTGGTGATTATCCCAACCTATAACGAACGGGACAATATTGAGGCTATGGTGAGAAAGGTGATGTCGTTGAGTCACCCGTTCGAGTTGCTGATCATAGACGATGGTTCGCCAGACGGCACAGCCGATATGGTGCGTAGCCTGCAGCAGGAATACCTTGGCCGGCTACATTTAGAGGAGCGAAAAGGCAAGCTTGGTTTAGGAACCGCTTATATTCATGGCTTTAAATATGCCCTGCGTGAAGGCTATGAGTACATCTTTGAAATGGACTGCGATTTTTCGCATAACCCGGAAGACCTTATAAAGCTATATATTGCCTGTGCAGAGGGTGGCTACGATGTAGCCATCGGCAGCCGTTATATACAAGGTGTAAATGTGGTAAACTGGCCCATGAGCCGCGTACTCATGTCGTACTTTGCCAGCCACTATGTGCGCCTGATCACAGGTATGCCTATAGCGGATACCACAGCTGGTTTTAAATGTTACCGCCGTATTGTGCTCGAAACTATACAGCTTAACAAAATCCGTTTCGTAGGCTATGCTTTCCAGATCGAGATGAAGTTCCTGGCCTATAAATATGGGTTTAAAATAAAAGAGGTGCCTATCATTTTCACAGATCGCACCAAGGGTGTTTCCAAAATGTCGAAAGGCATTTTTAAGGAGGCTGTTTTAGGCGTAATCAAAATGAAGGTAAGCTCCTTTTTCCGCCACTTCGACCGCTATTAA
- a CDS encoding TerC family protein → MDNIIFWILFNGFVLLLLALDLFVFNRKDHEIKIREALLWSGFWILLSLVFNAIIYYWKGSGPAMEFLTAYLIEKSLSVDNLFVFILIFNYFSVPLKFQHKVLFWGVIGALVLRAAFILIGVALIAKFHFIIYILGAFLVYTGVKMAFSQDQEVHPENNPLVNFISRYIRVTKTSYGGKFFVRHNHALYATPLFIVLLMVESTDVVFAADSIPAILAISKDPFIVYTSNVFALLGLRALYFALAGIMQMFHYLNYGLSLILAFIGVKLLLSDLVEIDMRYALLVVAFILAASVILSLIFPKKDNKLPPPPEIL, encoded by the coding sequence ATGGATAACATCATTTTCTGGATCTTGTTTAATGGCTTTGTGCTTTTGCTGCTGGCTCTCGACTTGTTTGTGTTCAACCGCAAAGATCATGAAATTAAAATTAGGGAAGCCTTGCTGTGGAGCGGCTTCTGGATTTTGCTTTCACTGGTATTCAATGCCATTATCTACTACTGGAAAGGCTCCGGGCCTGCCATGGAGTTCCTGACAGCTTACCTGATTGAGAAGTCGCTGAGCGTTGACAACCTTTTTGTCTTTATCCTGATATTCAACTATTTCTCGGTACCACTTAAATTCCAGCATAAAGTCCTTTTCTGGGGCGTTATAGGCGCTCTGGTATTAAGAGCGGCCTTTATCCTGATTGGTGTAGCGTTAATAGCTAAGTTTCATTTCATCATCTATATACTGGGTGCTTTTCTGGTGTATACAGGCGTTAAAATGGCCTTTTCCCAGGATCAGGAAGTACACCCGGAGAACAACCCGTTGGTTAATTTTATAAGCCGCTATATACGCGTAACCAAAACCAGCTACGGAGGCAAATTCTTTGTACGCCATAACCATGCCTTGTATGCCACGCCTTTGTTTATAGTGCTGCTTATGGTAGAAAGTACCGATGTGGTTTTTGCAGCAGACTCTATTCCTGCTATCCTGGCTATTTCAAAAGATCCTTTTATAGTCTATACATCAAATGTGTTTGCCCTCTTAGGCCTTCGGGCGCTATACTTTGCACTGGCAGGCATTATGCAGATGTTCCACTACCTGAACTACGGCCTTTCTCTTATTCTGGCTTTTATAGGTGTTAAGCTTTTATTATCAGATCTGGTAGAAATAGATATGCGCTACGCTTTACTGGTTGTTGCTTTTATACTGGCTGCCTCGGTTATACTATCACTTATCTTCCCCAAGAAAGACAACAAATTACCACCACCCCCTGAAATTCTATAG
- a CDS encoding arginine decarboxylase produces MDKYSDLIHQTFDFPTEEFQVENNELFFNGIPLMDIIKEYGTPLKLTYLPKISSQIQKAKRLFAESMEKIDYKGTYTYCYCTKSSHFNFVLEEALKNDIHIETSSGYDMQIVRALYKKGKITKDTYIVCNGFKRERYRQWISELINDGFKNCMPILDHLGEIEYYKEHVTVEKCKVGMRLASDEEPKFEFYTSRLGVRYNDVIDLYEQQIKNDPKFELKMLHYFINTGIKDTSYYWSELSRFVRKYCELKKICPELDTIDIGGGFPIKTSIQADYDYRYMIEEILRTIKRICGAEGVPEPNIFTEFGIFTVGESGATIYSILDEKLQNDKELWYMIDGSFITNLPDAWALNQRWPLLAINHWDKNYQKIQLGGMTCDSQDYYNSEMHSFQVFLPHYTKKEPLYIGFFHTGAYQESLSGYGGIKHCLIPAPQHVIIDKDENGELKSWQFAPEQSSEAMLKILGYEV; encoded by the coding sequence ATGGATAAATACTCAGATTTAATACATCAAACCTTTGATTTCCCTACAGAGGAGTTCCAGGTGGAGAACAATGAGCTCTTTTTTAATGGGATCCCCCTTATGGATATCATTAAAGAATATGGCACCCCTCTTAAATTAACTTACTTACCGAAGATTAGTTCTCAAATCCAGAAAGCAAAGCGCCTGTTCGCTGAGTCGATGGAGAAAATTGATTATAAAGGCACTTACACCTATTGCTACTGCACAAAATCGTCGCACTTTAACTTTGTGTTGGAGGAGGCTCTGAAGAACGATATCCATATCGAAACCTCTTCAGGCTACGACATGCAGATTGTGCGGGCACTGTACAAGAAAGGCAAGATCACGAAGGACACGTACATCGTTTGTAACGGGTTTAAGCGTGAGCGTTACCGCCAGTGGATTTCTGAGCTTATAAATGACGGCTTTAAGAATTGCATGCCTATTCTTGACCATTTGGGCGAGATAGAGTATTACAAAGAGCACGTAACGGTTGAGAAATGCAAAGTGGGCATGCGCCTGGCGTCTGACGAAGAACCAAAGTTCGAGTTTTATACTTCCCGCCTTGGAGTGCGCTACAACGATGTAATTGACTTATATGAGCAGCAGATAAAGAACGATCCGAAGTTTGAGCTGAAAATGCTCCATTACTTTATCAACACAGGTATAAAAGACACGTCGTACTACTGGTCGGAACTGAGCCGCTTTGTGCGCAAGTACTGCGAACTGAAGAAGATTTGCCCGGAGCTCGATACGATAGACATCGGTGGCGGCTTCCCGATTAAAACCTCTATTCAGGCCGACTACGACTATCGTTATATGATAGAGGAGATTCTGCGTACCATTAAGCGCATTTGTGGCGCGGAGGGTGTGCCGGAGCCAAATATCTTTACAGAGTTCGGTATTTTTACGGTTGGCGAAAGCGGAGCCACTATTTATTCTATCCTGGATGAAAAACTTCAGAACGATAAAGAATTGTGGTATATGATTGATGGTTCTTTTATCACGAACCTTCCGGATGCCTGGGCACTGAACCAGCGCTGGCCACTGCTTGCCATTAACCATTGGGATAAGAATTACCAAAAAATACAATTAGGAGGCATGACGTGCGACAGCCAGGATTATTACAATTCTGAGATGCACTCGTTCCAGGTGTTCCTGCCGCACTACACAAAGAAGGAGCCATTATACATCGGCTTTTTCCATACGGGTGCTTACCAGGAGTCGCTGAGTGGTTATGGCGGCATCAAACATTGCTTGATTCCTGCCCCTCAGCACGTTATCATCGATAAAGATGAAAACGGGGAGCTGAAATCGTGGCAGTTTGCACCGGAGCAGTCGAGCGAAGCAATGCTGAAAATCCTAGGGTACGAAGTTTAA
- a CDS encoding chorismate mutase — MITNTSPEMLYKNSNVLAKTAGPTIIAGPCSAESEEQMLKTAIGLKKLQGVTVFRAGIWKPRTRLGSFQGVGTIGLEWLKTVKQETGLLTSCEVANSSHVAEALKHEVDILIIGAHTTVNAFLVQEIAESLRGVDIPVMVKNPVHLQLQLWIGAVERFHHSGIRNIGAIHRGFATLDNAPYRNHPKWDQVLEFKKVLPEIPMYCDPSHIAGRRSLLRPVSQRALDLGYDGLVVESHYNPAKALSDPQHQLMPQELDMLLQTLRIEGIDVDGARKKVHLEELRKQIEHLDDELLDLLSRRSKVTSKLEKLQKAPATEAPQAAVHWDQVLESLLSKADSAGVDKEFVQTVFQEVRKHYAKTYLYKA; from the coding sequence ATGATTACCAACACATCTCCTGAAATGCTTTACAAGAACAGCAATGTGCTTGCTAAAACGGCAGGGCCAACCATTATAGCTGGCCCATGTAGCGCAGAAAGTGAAGAGCAAATGCTTAAAACTGCTATTGGCCTGAAGAAGCTGCAGGGTGTTACTGTTTTCAGAGCCGGCATCTGGAAACCCCGCACCCGCCTGGGAAGCTTTCAGGGTGTAGGCACTATTGGTTTGGAGTGGCTCAAAACGGTAAAGCAGGAAACCGGCCTGCTTACGTCATGCGAAGTGGCAAACTCCTCTCATGTGGCCGAGGCATTAAAACATGAAGTAGACATCCTTATTATAGGTGCCCATACAACGGTAAATGCTTTTTTAGTACAGGAAATCGCGGAATCATTACGGGGAGTGGATATTCCGGTTATGGTAAAGAACCCTGTTCACCTGCAATTGCAGCTCTGGATCGGTGCTGTAGAAAGGTTCCACCATAGCGGCATCCGCAATATAGGAGCTATACACCGTGGTTTTGCCACCCTCGACAATGCCCCTTACCGCAACCACCCGAAATGGGATCAGGTGCTGGAGTTTAAAAAGGTGTTGCCCGAAATACCTATGTATTGCGACCCAAGCCATATTGCTGGCCGACGCAGCTTGTTGCGCCCCGTGAGCCAGCGCGCCCTGGACTTAGGCTACGATGGACTGGTTGTTGAATCGCACTACAATCCGGCCAAGGCCTTAAGCGACCCGCAGCACCAACTGATGCCACAGGAACTGGATATGCTTCTGCAGACACTTCGGATAGAAGGCATTGATGTGGATGGTGCCCGGAAGAAAGTGCACCTGGAGGAACTACGCAAGCAGATTGAACACCTCGACGATGAGCTGCTGGACCTGTTATCGCGTCGCTCGAAGGTAACTTCTAAGCTGGAAAAGCTGCAAAAGGCTCCGGCAACAGAAGCGCCACAGGCTGCTGTTCATTGGGACCAGGTACTGGAAAGCCTGCTTTCAAAAGCAGATAGTGCCGGCGTTGACAAAGAGTTTGTGCAAACTGTTTTCCAGGAAGTACGGAAACATTACGCTAAAACGTATCTCTATAAAGCCTGA
- the rocF gene encoding arginase, with amino-acid sequence MEKVKLIEVRSELGAGTRGASMGIEALRVACWDKGSDYFKRFNAVSVPDLNYTLFEKDVFPNAHRIDSILTVQKNISNTVAQTIRMDMFPLVLSGDHSNAHGTIAGIKAAYPDKTLGVIWIDAHADIHSPYTSPSGNVHGMPLAMALNLDNLDRQINDPEPETVFFWNSLKKLGFDGPKLKPEHLVYMVVRDTEEPEDFLLQKYGIKNFTYAELLSKGVQQVVSEALKRLEECDILYVSFDVDSLDSKFSKGTGTPVEIGLTVEEAKEINYLLLQDPRVVCYEMTEINPTLDTENTMAENAFEILETATEAILYKESKNTLIH; translated from the coding sequence ATGGAAAAAGTAAAACTGATTGAGGTACGGTCGGAACTAGGCGCCGGAACACGCGGGGCCAGTATGGGCATTGAGGCGCTGCGGGTAGCCTGCTGGGACAAAGGCTCTGATTACTTTAAGCGTTTTAATGCTGTGAGCGTGCCAGACCTCAACTATACTTTGTTCGAAAAAGATGTTTTCCCGAACGCGCACCGCATCGATAGTATCCTGACGGTTCAGAAGAACATCAGTAATACCGTGGCACAAACTATCCGGATGGATATGTTTCCGCTGGTGCTCTCCGGTGATCACTCCAATGCTCATGGAACCATTGCAGGTATAAAGGCAGCTTACCCAGATAAAACATTAGGCGTGATCTGGATTGATGCCCATGCCGATATCCATTCGCCCTATACTTCTCCTTCGGGAAATGTGCACGGTATGCCGCTTGCCATGGCCCTTAACCTCGATAACCTTGACCGGCAGATAAACGACCCGGAGCCGGAAACAGTGTTTTTCTGGAACTCGCTTAAGAAACTCGGCTTCGACGGACCTAAGCTAAAACCGGAGCACCTGGTGTATATGGTAGTGCGTGATACCGAAGAACCCGAAGATTTCCTGCTACAGAAGTACGGCATTAAAAATTTTACGTATGCCGAATTGCTTTCTAAGGGCGTGCAGCAGGTGGTATCGGAAGCCCTGAAGCGTCTGGAGGAGTGCGACATCTTATATGTTTCATTTGATGTAGACAGCCTCGACTCTAAATTCTCCAAAGGAACAGGGACACCAGTAGAAATCGGATTGACTGTAGAAGAGGCAAAAGAAATTAACTACCTGCTCCTGCAGGACCCGCGTGTGGTTTGCTACGAAATGACAGAGATAAATCCTACCCTGGATACTGAAAACACCATGGCCGAAAATGCGTTCGAAATTTTGGAAACAGCAACGGAGGCCATCCTTTATAAAGAATCAAAAAATACACTCATACATTAA
- a CDS encoding prephenate dehydratase: protein MAKHIKIAIQGGPASFHDTAARQYFSQDVVDILPCDSFVELCDALQDGTVDYAVMAIVNALAGSILTNYSLLQHHNFSIIGERWLSIDQNLIALPGTKLQDIHTVSSHPVALLQCGNFLKHHAHMLPQESSDTADSVRAIKEKNLAGAAAIASKQAAILYDMEILEPNIADRKDNYTRFLVLSREPQKSKAKPADKASLILQVPHVGSSLGAVINKLYLLDMHISQIQSIPAPPLNTNHNVAIDLEHPDLNKLLVAIEELRPLVLDLQILGLYHTAENPLELENKVSLALIDNSLN, encoded by the coding sequence ATGGCTAAACACATTAAAATTGCAATTCAGGGAGGGCCTGCCTCTTTTCACGATACTGCAGCAAGACAGTATTTCTCACAGGATGTGGTGGATATTCTGCCTTGCGATTCGTTTGTGGAACTGTGCGACGCCCTGCAGGATGGCACGGTGGATTATGCCGTGATGGCCATTGTAAATGCCTTGGCTGGCAGTATCCTGACAAACTATAGCTTGTTGCAGCACCATAACTTCAGCATTATTGGCGAACGCTGGCTTTCCATCGATCAAAACCTGATTGCCTTGCCAGGCACAAAGCTACAGGATATCCATACGGTTTCGTCGCATCCGGTAGCTTTGCTGCAGTGTGGCAACTTCTTAAAGCATCATGCGCATATGTTGCCCCAGGAATCAAGCGATACGGCAGACAGTGTACGGGCTATCAAAGAAAAGAATCTGGCTGGTGCAGCCGCCATTGCCAGCAAGCAGGCAGCCATCCTGTATGACATGGAAATACTGGAGCCAAATATCGCCGACAGAAAAGATAACTATACCCGCTTTCTGGTGCTTTCCAGGGAGCCACAGAAATCAAAAGCCAAACCTGCCGACAAAGCATCGCTTATTTTGCAGGTACCACATGTAGGCAGTTCGCTGGGAGCTGTAATTAATAAGCTCTACCTGCTCGATATGCACATTTCACAAATACAGTCTATCCCTGCACCTCCGCTTAACACGAACCATAACGTGGCCATCGACCTGGAGCACCCGGACCTGAACAAGCTTCTTGTTGCCATCGAAGAACTTCGCCCGCTGGTGCTGGACCTGCAGATTTTAGGCCTTTACCATACAGCTGAAAATCCTTTGGAACTGGAAAATAAAGTAAGTCTGGCCTTAATCGATAATAGCTTAAACTAA